The Methanobrevibacter sp. TLL-48-HuF1 genomic sequence AATAAAATTACTTTAAATTTAAAAATGAACAGAATATGTTCACTAAATAAACACATGATAAATTATTTAATTAATCACAATTAAATTTAAACTTTTTTAATTGTAAAATCACCAAACAACTACAAAAATAAAATAATAAGTGAGAAAATCTCTTCCCACTTAAACAATAACTTTCTCAAGTAAACTTTCATCTTCAACAGTAACTATACTGACTTTTCCATTTTTAATATATGTAAAAAAGTATAATCCTGCATCTTTATCATGATCCAATAAACCATCATAACCTTTTATGGTTTTTTTAACATCAGTAGGTTCTTTTAAATCATCCAAACTTAACTTATCAGTATCCTTACCATGGAAAACAGATATGTGTATCATCTTATTGGAACTGTCGAAATATGTGCGATTATATATTTTAAAGCCGTCTGCATTTGTTACACCTTCAGTAGCTAAAGATGTTTCTTCATTATACCCGTCAGGAATGCAAAACTTCATTCCGTCAACTTCAACATTCTGCACAGCACATACTGAACCGATTCCAATAGCTAAAACAGCAATCATTGCCAAAATCAAAATTTTTCTAGAAACCATGAAAAACCTCCAATATATAATAATTTATAAAAGGAAATTAATATAATTACCTATATTCTTCTAAACAAAATAAGCTGATTTTAAAAATATTCTAAACAAATTAAAAACACAAGCTATAAAAGCAACTAAATATGAAATTAAAAGTATGGATATTTTTGACGAATATATTGTTGGAAACCTCAGCAACATTAACTGGTGCTTTGAAAACACTCATTTTGTTCAAAGGCTTGATGACAACGGAATCTCAAGAGAGTATATTGTAGACACCATATTAAATGAAGAGCCTTTAAGATATGAACCTAGCGGAAATCACCAGTATGAAGTTATTTTTCCGGCTCCGAAAACTAAGAAATACTCTGAAATCAAGGTTGTTTTTGCCTGTGACAACAACACAATAAATTTGGTAACGGTAATGCCCAATGCCACTACAAACAGACAGCAGAACACCTACAAGTCCAGAGATTATAAAAGTCTGGAAAAAAAGAAACAGAAAGCCTATTCCAAAAGAAAGAAACTTTATTAAAAGTGTGTTTTAAGGAGCATAACACTCCCTTAAACACGTGAGAAGGTTTTAAACGAATCAAAAAAATAAATTTTTTTGTTGATATATTACAATATGATTTAAAAAAAACCATATTACACCTTACTATTTGTTATTAACACTTATTTATAATCTTCGAATTTTGTCAGCATAACACTGACTATTAAAATACTGAGAGTAATGATTACATCAACAGTCAGTTCCAGAAATCCTCCTGTTTTAATCAGATCAATAATTCCGAATGTCCAAACTATGAAAATTACACATGGCAGTATATATTTAATAATTGCAACCCATAGTTTTCCAACATGCACTATAGAATTCTTGTTTACAACTTCAATTAAATCACCAATTCCTAAAATCCATCCAAATATAATACACTGCAATGCGATTAAAAACAATATTCCGAACTGGTTCAAAAATCCGTCCACTATTTCAACAAGATAGCTGGAGATTCCGCATGTGAAAAACATTGAAATCACAAATCCGACACCACATAATATACTGGCTGATTTTTTACGGGTAAATCCAAACTTATCACATACAGAATTAAGTAACGGCTCCAAAAATCCCAGAGCAGAAGTTATTCCTGCAAATAATATAGCCAGGAAAAACAGAGGTCCCAATATCTTACCTGCTATACCCATTGTATTGAAGATTGTCGGAAATACAATAAATACAAGACCTGTACCCTGTCTGATTAGGCTTTCAATCGGAACACCTGATGTTACTGACATGAAACCCAATATGGAAAAGACTCCAAATGCAGTGAATATTTCAAATCCTGAATTTGAACTAACTACAATCAGCACATTATTGATTAAATTTGAATCTTCAGGCAAATAACTTGCATATGTAAGTGCAATAGCCATTCCCAAACTTAATGAAAATATAATCTGTGAAAATGCAGCAAGCCATATGTTTACATCAAAAAGCACTGACCAGTCCGGAGTCAGCAGTGTTTCAATTCCCAGATTATGACCCGGCAATGTCAGGGAAAACACTACAATAGCTGCCATTATAACAAACAATAATGGAATCAGCACTTTGGATACTTTGCCTATTCCTGAGTTCAGCTCTTTTTTTGAAATAAACCATATCATTACCCATACAATAACCAGTCCCGCTACTGTCGGAAGTATCAAATGGGACCAGTCAGAAATTGTAGAGTCCCCACCAACATAATTTGAGAAAAATCCTGCAGGATCAGCTCCCCATGCCAGAAACGGACTTGCTCCAAGATAAACTATATCCCATGCAAGAATAACCATATAATATGTTACAACACCAAATGCAAGAAGACCTAAAATCCACCCTATTACTTCAAACCTCGGTCTTATTTTGTGGAGCAGATTTGAAAAGGATGTTTTGAATTTGAACCCCAAACCATATTCCAAAATAAGAAATGGAATTCCCAGAAGCCCGATAGCTACAAAATAGGGAATGAAAAAGGATCCTCCACCATTGGAGTACAGTACATAGCTGAAACGCCATATATTACCTAATCCAACAGCAGCACCTATCATTGACATTAAAAATGCAAAAGAAGAGTTCCACTGGCTTTTATTGTTTTGATTCATAATTATCATCAGTTAAATTAAAATACAATTTACCGGTACCTTCCGGTGTTATTTCCAAATCATCACATTGAGGAGACAATGAATTAAGTAAACTGGTTCCCTCATCAGGTCCCATAAAGTAAGGCAGGTATCCTGAAATAATCACAGGATAAACTGTACACTCTCCAGTATCATTGACAAAGTCCATTTTGACTATATATGCAATGTGAGTTGCTGAATTTGACATGTCAAATATGAAGTTTCCCAGACTGTAGAATATAGGCTTGCCTTTATACATTTCAATTCCCTGTGTTACATGAGGATGTGAACCTAAAACAGCATCTGCACCATAATCTATTACTTCATGAGCCATCTTTTCATGATCAGGATTTGGTGAACGGGAGTATTCATTTCCAAAGTGGAAATAAACAATTACAACATCTGAACCATTTGCCTTTGCATCCTGAATTTGATGTTTTGCAACATCACTGTCATATGCAGAATAACCGGGATTAGAACCGTTAGCCTGAGGCATTACATCAGTACTATATTCTTTAAAGTTGTTTGAATCCATATAATTGATTATAGTAATATTTCTCCCATTTATATCACTGCTTGCAGTTTGGCGAGCCTGAGATTCATTATTTCCTGCACCGATATGAGTGATGCCTGCATCATCCAAAGACTTTAAGGTATCTTTCATACCGTCAGTGCCGTAATCAAATAAATGGTTGTTAGCCAGTGCTGCAACTGTATTGTTGTTAGCCTTAGCTAATGGAACATAGGAAGGATCGCATTTAAGCGGAACATCCCCTTTTACAGCATACCCTGAAGTTGTTGCAGCATTTTCAAAATTGATTAATAATAAATCTGCACTTCCGGTTACATTTTCCACATGTCTGAAAGGACTTTCATCCAAACTTAATACTCCAGCCATATTACGTGCAAACATCACATCACCAGTTACAACAACAGAAGCATTTCCCTTAGGTGTTTCTATTATCGAATTGTTGCTGGTAAATGTGACTGCACCAGCTATCAAAGTCAACACTGCCAAAATAACAATTAAAATCAATGTTATTTTTTTAAGCTTCATTAATGTTTACCTCTTCTCCGCTTTCAGAAAAGAGCTGATTCAGCATCCAGTCAGCATCATATTCCTTAATGTCATCATATCCCTGACCCATTCCCAAAAAGAGAATAGGTTTTTTGATAACATAACCAATAGACAATGATGCTCCCCCTTTACTGTCCGCATCTGCTTTAGTTAAAATAACACCGTCAAGGTCAATGGCTTCATTAAATTTGGAAGCCTGCTGGGTTGCATCATTACCTGTTAGGGCATCCCCTACAAAGACAACCAAATCAGGTTTTGCAACTCTCTTAATCTTTTTCATTTCATCCATAAGATTGGTGTTGGTCTGCATCCTACCTGCAGTATCAATTAAAACCAGCTCTTTACCCTGAGCTTTTGCATGTTCAACTGCATCAAATGCAACAGCTGCAGGATCTGAACCTTTCTGGTGTTTGATAAGCTTAACTCCAACCTTGTCTGCATGGTAATTAACCTGTTCAATAGCACCTGCTCTGAAAGTATCTGCAGCAGCTATTACAGGAGTATAACCTTTTTTAAGATAGTAATTAGCTAATTTACCGATGGTTGTTGTTTTACCTGTTCCGTTAATACCGACAAACATTACAACAAGAGGTTCGCCCTGTGCTTTTTTGGTTTCAATCATTTCAGTCATTGACTTGCCAGGAATATCAATAATTTCAGCTACAGCATTTCTTAGTGCATTGTAGGTATATTCAGTAATGTCATTGCTTCTTTTGATTTTACGGCCAACCAGATCATCTTTAACAGAATCCACTACTGCACTAGCTACTTCCATAGCCACGTCCCCTTCCAGAAGACCCATTTCAAGTTCCC encodes the following:
- a CDS encoding DUF4258 domain-containing protein; protein product: MDIFDEYIVGNLSNINWCFENTHFVQRLDDNGISREYIVDTILNEEPLRYEPSGNHQYEVIFPAPKTKKYSEIKVVFACDNNTINLVTVMPNATTNRQQNTYKSRDYKSLEKKKQKAYSKRKKLY
- a CDS encoding sodium-dependent transporter encodes the protein MNQNNKSQWNSSFAFLMSMIGAAVGLGNIWRFSYVLYSNGGGSFFIPYFVAIGLLGIPFLILEYGLGFKFKTSFSNLLHKIRPRFEVIGWILGLLAFGVVTYYMVILAWDIVYLGASPFLAWGADPAGFFSNYVGGDSTISDWSHLILPTVAGLVIVWVMIWFISKKELNSGIGKVSKVLIPLLFVIMAAIVVFSLTLPGHNLGIETLLTPDWSVLFDVNIWLAAFSQIIFSLSLGMAIALTYASYLPEDSNLINNVLIVVSSNSGFEIFTAFGVFSILGFMSVTSGVPIESLIRQGTGLVFIVFPTIFNTMGIAGKILGPLFFLAILFAGITSALGFLEPLLNSVCDKFGFTRKKSASILCGVGFVISMFFTCGISSYLVEIVDGFLNQFGILFLIALQCIIFGWILGIGDLIEVVNKNSIVHVGKLWVAIIKYILPCVIFIVWTFGIIDLIKTGGFLELTVDVIITLSILIVSVMLTKFEDYK
- a CDS encoding CapA family protein translates to MKLKKITLILIVILAVLTLIAGAVTFTSNNSIIETPKGNASVVVTGDVMFARNMAGVLSLDESPFRHVENVTGSADLLLINFENAATTSGYAVKGDVPLKCDPSYVPLAKANNNTVAALANNHLFDYGTDGMKDTLKSLDDAGITHIGAGNNESQARQTASSDINGRNITIINYMDSNNFKEYSTDVMPQANGSNPGYSAYDSDVAKHQIQDAKANGSDVVIVYFHFGNEYSRSPNPDHEKMAHEVIDYGADAVLGSHPHVTQGIEMYKGKPIFYSLGNFIFDMSNSATHIAYIVKMDFVNDTGECTVYPVIISGYLPYFMGPDEGTSLLNSLSPQCDDLEITPEGTGKLYFNLTDDNYESKQ
- the ftsY gene encoding signal recognition particle-docking protein FtsY, with amino-acid sequence MFESLKKKFSRTSDKLEEELIEEAQEENNLEEESGKKFSFFSFGRKDKKEEDDSESDVAEIPQEVESIQETDTSDNETSDDKDEKSGFWSFGKKSGDNKKESQEEESAEEIQEEEEPKKPHFWSRNKDKDSSEETDEDEEPSGMFSFITAKTISEKHLEDILWELEMGLLEGDVAMEVASAVVDSVKDDLVGRKIKRSNDITEYTYNALRNAVAEIIDIPGKSMTEMIETKKAQGEPLVVMFVGINGTGKTTTIGKLANYYLKKGYTPVIAAADTFRAGAIEQVNYHADKVGVKLIKHQKGSDPAAVAFDAVEHAKAQGKELVLIDTAGRMQTNTNLMDEMKKIKRVAKPDLVVFVGDALTGNDATQQASKFNEAIDLDGVILTKADADSKGGASLSIGYVIKKPILFLGMGQGYDDIKEYDADWMLNQLFSESGEEVNINEA